A genomic window from Osmerus eperlanus chromosome 5, fOsmEpe2.1, whole genome shotgun sequence includes:
- the ldhd gene encoding probable D-lactate dehydrogenase, mitochondrial isoform X2: MPFYQQRTLVKTQHHLEFQCCACACMSQNGGLERVVSAFRSVCGEDGVSLSQAVREQHGRDESVHRCCPPDVVVWPRSVEEVSALAKICNHHCLPIIPFGTGTGLEGGVGALKGGVCFSLRNMDSVLDLHEEDFDVTVEPGVTRKALNSYLRDTGLWFPVDPGADASLCGMAATSASGTNAVRYGTMKENVLNLEVVLADGSILHTAGQRRRPRKTSAGYNLTNLFVGSEGTLGVITKATLRLYGVPEAVVSAVCSFPSVQAAVDSTVQVLQAGVPIARIEFLDDVMIAACNRFSSLSYPVCPTLFLEFHGTEKSLEEQVTSTEEIVQENGGSDFSWARDPETRGRLWKARHDAWYAALALRPGCKAYSTDVCVPLSHLPQIIVDTKRDLIQNHLTGPIAGHVGDGNFHCIMVLDPEDQDEVERVHLFTDRLARRALALDGSCTGEHGVGLGKRVLLREEVGPQAMEVMQGLKASLDPKNLMNPGKVL, encoded by the exons ATGCCGTTTTATCAACAAAGGACACTCGTTAAAA CACAACATCATCTTGAATTCCAGTGCTGTGCATGCGCGTGTATGTCACAGAATGGTGGGTTGGAGCGCGTGGTTTCTGCTTTCCGGTCAGTGTGTGGAGAAGATGGCGTGTCCTTAAGCCAAGCTGTCAGAGAGCAACATGGCAGAGACGAATCAGTACACAG GTGCTGTCCTCCTGACGTGGTGGTGTGGCCACGGTCAGTGGAGGAGGTCAGTGCTCTTGCCAAGATCTGCAACCATCATTGCCTTCCCATCATCCCCTTCGGCACCgggacaggtctggagggtggcGTCGGAGCTCTGAAG GGCGGAGTGTGTTTCAGCCTGAGGAACATGGACAGTGTGCTGGACCTCCATGAGGAAGACTTTGACGTAACGGTGGAGCCAGGTGTGACACGCAAGGCCCTCAACTCTTACCTGAGAGACACGGGCCTGTGGTTCCCTGTGG ATCCTGGTGCAGATGCATCTCTGTGTGGCATGGCAGCCACCAGTGCCTCGGGCACCAACGCAGTGCGCTACGGCACCATGAAGGAGAACGTGTTGAACCTGGAGGTGGTCCTGGCTGACGGCTCCATCCTCCACACCGCAGGGCAACGCCGCAGGcccag GAAGACGTCTGCAGGCTACAACCTGACCAACCTGTTTGTGGGCTCTGAGGGCACGCTGGGGGTCATCACCAAGGCAACGCTGCGTCTCTACGGTGTCCCTGAGGCCGTGGTGTCGGCCGTGTGCTCCTTCCCCTCTGTCCAGGCTGCTGTGGACAGCACGGTGCAGGTCCTGCAGGCAGGGGTGCCCATCGCTCGCATTG aGTTCCTGGATGACGTGATGATAGCAGCATGTAACCGGTTCAGCTCCCTCTCCTACCCAGTCTGCCCCACCCTCTTCCTGGAGTTCCACGGGACTGAGAAGagcctggaggagcaggtgacctccacag AGGAAATCGTCCAGGAGAACGGGGGGTCAGACTTCAGCTGGGCGCGGGACCCAGAGACACGAGGGCGTCTGTGGAAGGCTAGGCACGACGCCTGGTACGCTGCCCTGGCTCTGAGACCAGGCTGCAAG gcatactccacagatgtgtgtgtgcctctgtcccACCTCCCTCAGATCATCGTGGACACCAAAAGGGACCTGATCCAGAACCACCTCACAG GGCCGATTGCAGGTCATGTGGGGGATGGGAATTTCCACTGTATCATGGTGCTGGACCCAGAGGATCAGGATGAGGTGGAGAGGGTTCACCTCTTCACTGACAGACTCGCCAG gcgTGCCCTGGCCCTGGATGGCAGCTGTACTGGGGAACACGGTGTGGGTTTGGGGAAGCGTGTTCTGCTGAGGGAAGAGGTGGGGCCCCAGGCCATGGAGGTCATGCAGGGCCTCAAGGCTTCCCTGGACCCCAAGAACTTGATGAATCCTGGGAAGGTTCTGTAG
- the ldhd gene encoding probable D-lactate dehydrogenase, mitochondrial isoform X4: protein MFFAIRCFIPRMSRLAQCRFINKGHSLKNGGLERVVSAFRSVCGEDGVSLSQAVREQHGRDESVHRCCPPDVVVWPRSVEEVSALAKICNHHCLPIIPFGTGTGLEGGVGALKGGVCFSLRNMDSVLDLHEEDFDVTVEPGVTRKALNSYLRDTGLWFPVDPGADASLCGMAATSASGTNAVRYGTMKENVLNLEVVLADGSILHTAGQRRRPRKTSAGYNLTNLFVGSEGTLGVITKATLRLYGVPEAVVSAVCSFPSVQAAVDSTVQVLQAGVPIARIEFLDDVMIAACNRFSSLSYPVCPTLFLEFHGTEKSLEEQVTSTEEIVQENGGSDFSWARDPETRGRLWKARHDAWYAALALRPGCKAYSTDVCVGYGSSPGLSGVWVLTWAVWGRGPHLGCLG, encoded by the exons ATGTTTTTCGCGATCCGTTGCTTCATCCCTCGCATGTCCCGTCTTGCACAATGCCGTTTTATCAACAAAGGACACTCGTTAAAA AATGGTGGGTTGGAGCGCGTGGTTTCTGCTTTCCGGTCAGTGTGTGGAGAAGATGGCGTGTCCTTAAGCCAAGCTGTCAGAGAGCAACATGGCAGAGACGAATCAGTACACAG GTGCTGTCCTCCTGACGTGGTGGTGTGGCCACGGTCAGTGGAGGAGGTCAGTGCTCTTGCCAAGATCTGCAACCATCATTGCCTTCCCATCATCCCCTTCGGCACCgggacaggtctggagggtggcGTCGGAGCTCTGAAG GGCGGAGTGTGTTTCAGCCTGAGGAACATGGACAGTGTGCTGGACCTCCATGAGGAAGACTTTGACGTAACGGTGGAGCCAGGTGTGACACGCAAGGCCCTCAACTCTTACCTGAGAGACACGGGCCTGTGGTTCCCTGTGG ATCCTGGTGCAGATGCATCTCTGTGTGGCATGGCAGCCACCAGTGCCTCGGGCACCAACGCAGTGCGCTACGGCACCATGAAGGAGAACGTGTTGAACCTGGAGGTGGTCCTGGCTGACGGCTCCATCCTCCACACCGCAGGGCAACGCCGCAGGcccag GAAGACGTCTGCAGGCTACAACCTGACCAACCTGTTTGTGGGCTCTGAGGGCACGCTGGGGGTCATCACCAAGGCAACGCTGCGTCTCTACGGTGTCCCTGAGGCCGTGGTGTCGGCCGTGTGCTCCTTCCCCTCTGTCCAGGCTGCTGTGGACAGCACGGTGCAGGTCCTGCAGGCAGGGGTGCCCATCGCTCGCATTG aGTTCCTGGATGACGTGATGATAGCAGCATGTAACCGGTTCAGCTCCCTCTCCTACCCAGTCTGCCCCACCCTCTTCCTGGAGTTCCACGGGACTGAGAAGagcctggaggagcaggtgacctccacag AGGAAATCGTCCAGGAGAACGGGGGGTCAGACTTCAGCTGGGCGCGGGACCCAGAGACACGAGGGCGTCTGTGGAAGGCTAGGCACGACGCCTGGTACGCTGCCCTGGCTCTGAGACCAGGCTGCAAG gcatactccacagatgtgtgtgtggggtatggGTCCTCACCTGGGCTTTCTGGGGTATGGGTCCTCACCTGGGCTGTCTGGGGTAGGGGTCCTCACCTGGGCTGTCTGGGGTAG
- the ldhd gene encoding probable D-lactate dehydrogenase, mitochondrial isoform X3, translating into MPFYQQRTLVKSKNIQESGRHFRFINLRCCPPDVVVWPRSVEEVSALAKICNHHCLPIIPFGTGTGLEGGVGALKGGVCFSLRNMDSVLDLHEEDFDVTVEPGVTRKALNSYLRDTGLWFPVDPGADASLCGMAATSASGTNAVRYGTMKENVLNLEVVLADGSILHTAGQRRRPRKTSAGYNLTNLFVGSEGTLGVITKATLRLYGVPEAVVSAVCSFPSVQAAVDSTVQVLQAGVPIARIEFLDDVMIAACNRFSSLSYPVCPTLFLEFHGTEKSLEEQVTSTEEIVQENGGSDFSWARDPETRGRLWKARHDAWYAALALRPGCKAYSTDVCVPLSHLPQIIVDTKRDLIQNHLTGPIAGHVGDGNFHCIMVLDPEDQDEVERVHLFTDRLARRALALDGSCTGEHGVGLGKRVLLREEVGPQAMEVMQGLKASLDPKNLMNPGKVL; encoded by the exons ATGCCGTTTTATCAACAAAGGACACTCGTTAAAAGTAAGAATATTCAGGAAAGTGGACGACATTTTCGTTTCATAAATTTGAG GTGCTGTCCTCCTGACGTGGTGGTGTGGCCACGGTCAGTGGAGGAGGTCAGTGCTCTTGCCAAGATCTGCAACCATCATTGCCTTCCCATCATCCCCTTCGGCACCgggacaggtctggagggtggcGTCGGAGCTCTGAAG GGCGGAGTGTGTTTCAGCCTGAGGAACATGGACAGTGTGCTGGACCTCCATGAGGAAGACTTTGACGTAACGGTGGAGCCAGGTGTGACACGCAAGGCCCTCAACTCTTACCTGAGAGACACGGGCCTGTGGTTCCCTGTGG ATCCTGGTGCAGATGCATCTCTGTGTGGCATGGCAGCCACCAGTGCCTCGGGCACCAACGCAGTGCGCTACGGCACCATGAAGGAGAACGTGTTGAACCTGGAGGTGGTCCTGGCTGACGGCTCCATCCTCCACACCGCAGGGCAACGCCGCAGGcccag GAAGACGTCTGCAGGCTACAACCTGACCAACCTGTTTGTGGGCTCTGAGGGCACGCTGGGGGTCATCACCAAGGCAACGCTGCGTCTCTACGGTGTCCCTGAGGCCGTGGTGTCGGCCGTGTGCTCCTTCCCCTCTGTCCAGGCTGCTGTGGACAGCACGGTGCAGGTCCTGCAGGCAGGGGTGCCCATCGCTCGCATTG aGTTCCTGGATGACGTGATGATAGCAGCATGTAACCGGTTCAGCTCCCTCTCCTACCCAGTCTGCCCCACCCTCTTCCTGGAGTTCCACGGGACTGAGAAGagcctggaggagcaggtgacctccacag AGGAAATCGTCCAGGAGAACGGGGGGTCAGACTTCAGCTGGGCGCGGGACCCAGAGACACGAGGGCGTCTGTGGAAGGCTAGGCACGACGCCTGGTACGCTGCCCTGGCTCTGAGACCAGGCTGCAAG gcatactccacagatgtgtgtgtgcctctgtcccACCTCCCTCAGATCATCGTGGACACCAAAAGGGACCTGATCCAGAACCACCTCACAG GGCCGATTGCAGGTCATGTGGGGGATGGGAATTTCCACTGTATCATGGTGCTGGACCCAGAGGATCAGGATGAGGTGGAGAGGGTTCACCTCTTCACTGACAGACTCGCCAG gcgTGCCCTGGCCCTGGATGGCAGCTGTACTGGGGAACACGGTGTGGGTTTGGGGAAGCGTGTTCTGCTGAGGGAAGAGGTGGGGCCCCAGGCCATGGAGGTCATGCAGGGCCTCAAGGCTTCCCTGGACCCCAAGAACTTGATGAATCCTGGGAAGGTTCTGTAG
- the ldhd gene encoding probable D-lactate dehydrogenase, mitochondrial isoform X1, producing the protein MFFAIRCFIPRMSRLAQCRFINKGHSLKNGGLERVVSAFRSVCGEDGVSLSQAVREQHGRDESVHRCCPPDVVVWPRSVEEVSALAKICNHHCLPIIPFGTGTGLEGGVGALKGGVCFSLRNMDSVLDLHEEDFDVTVEPGVTRKALNSYLRDTGLWFPVDPGADASLCGMAATSASGTNAVRYGTMKENVLNLEVVLADGSILHTAGQRRRPRKTSAGYNLTNLFVGSEGTLGVITKATLRLYGVPEAVVSAVCSFPSVQAAVDSTVQVLQAGVPIARIEFLDDVMIAACNRFSSLSYPVCPTLFLEFHGTEKSLEEQVTSTEEIVQENGGSDFSWARDPETRGRLWKARHDAWYAALALRPGCKAYSTDVCVPLSHLPQIIVDTKRDLIQNHLTGPIAGHVGDGNFHCIMVLDPEDQDEVERVHLFTDRLARRALALDGSCTGEHGVGLGKRVLLREEVGPQAMEVMQGLKASLDPKNLMNPGKVL; encoded by the exons ATGTTTTTCGCGATCCGTTGCTTCATCCCTCGCATGTCCCGTCTTGCACAATGCCGTTTTATCAACAAAGGACACTCGTTAAAA AATGGTGGGTTGGAGCGCGTGGTTTCTGCTTTCCGGTCAGTGTGTGGAGAAGATGGCGTGTCCTTAAGCCAAGCTGTCAGAGAGCAACATGGCAGAGACGAATCAGTACACAG GTGCTGTCCTCCTGACGTGGTGGTGTGGCCACGGTCAGTGGAGGAGGTCAGTGCTCTTGCCAAGATCTGCAACCATCATTGCCTTCCCATCATCCCCTTCGGCACCgggacaggtctggagggtggcGTCGGAGCTCTGAAG GGCGGAGTGTGTTTCAGCCTGAGGAACATGGACAGTGTGCTGGACCTCCATGAGGAAGACTTTGACGTAACGGTGGAGCCAGGTGTGACACGCAAGGCCCTCAACTCTTACCTGAGAGACACGGGCCTGTGGTTCCCTGTGG ATCCTGGTGCAGATGCATCTCTGTGTGGCATGGCAGCCACCAGTGCCTCGGGCACCAACGCAGTGCGCTACGGCACCATGAAGGAGAACGTGTTGAACCTGGAGGTGGTCCTGGCTGACGGCTCCATCCTCCACACCGCAGGGCAACGCCGCAGGcccag GAAGACGTCTGCAGGCTACAACCTGACCAACCTGTTTGTGGGCTCTGAGGGCACGCTGGGGGTCATCACCAAGGCAACGCTGCGTCTCTACGGTGTCCCTGAGGCCGTGGTGTCGGCCGTGTGCTCCTTCCCCTCTGTCCAGGCTGCTGTGGACAGCACGGTGCAGGTCCTGCAGGCAGGGGTGCCCATCGCTCGCATTG aGTTCCTGGATGACGTGATGATAGCAGCATGTAACCGGTTCAGCTCCCTCTCCTACCCAGTCTGCCCCACCCTCTTCCTGGAGTTCCACGGGACTGAGAAGagcctggaggagcaggtgacctccacag AGGAAATCGTCCAGGAGAACGGGGGGTCAGACTTCAGCTGGGCGCGGGACCCAGAGACACGAGGGCGTCTGTGGAAGGCTAGGCACGACGCCTGGTACGCTGCCCTGGCTCTGAGACCAGGCTGCAAG gcatactccacagatgtgtgtgtgcctctgtcccACCTCCCTCAGATCATCGTGGACACCAAAAGGGACCTGATCCAGAACCACCTCACAG GGCCGATTGCAGGTCATGTGGGGGATGGGAATTTCCACTGTATCATGGTGCTGGACCCAGAGGATCAGGATGAGGTGGAGAGGGTTCACCTCTTCACTGACAGACTCGCCAG gcgTGCCCTGGCCCTGGATGGCAGCTGTACTGGGGAACACGGTGTGGGTTTGGGGAAGCGTGTTCTGCTGAGGGAAGAGGTGGGGCCCCAGGCCATGGAGGTCATGCAGGGCCTCAAGGCTTCCCTGGACCCCAAGAACTTGATGAATCCTGGGAAGGTTCTGTAG